In Capsicum annuum cultivar UCD-10X-F1 unplaced genomic scaffold, UCD10Xv1.1 ctg4814, whole genome shotgun sequence, a genomic segment contains:
- the LOC107852593 gene encoding F-box protein At1g67340 isoform X1, with protein MSNIYIYRERAHSAFVVAGVVCLFTLLSLHYIHQVISLSLFLYKGMRKRRGVAYPKVNMYIENRLVKRAKDFSGNGTGHRKRSKLSPEVTGHRPDLFDSLPDDLVLSILCKLTSSAASPTDFVNVLITCKRLNGLGYHSLVLSKASQKMLAVNAHNWSESAHGFLKLCADAGNIEACYTLGMIRFYCLQNRGSGASLMAKAAISSHAPSLYSLAVIQFNGSGGSKIDKDLRAGVALCARAAFLGHIDALRELGHCLQDGYGVKQNIAEGRRFLVQANARELATVLSMTPSALTSGGWLTWNPLPHHRHVAGTVCPLLSDFGCNVPAPEAHPANRFLTEWFSSKGVVPGTGLRLCSHAGCGRPETRRHEFRRCSVCGTVNYCSRACQALDWKMRHKAVCTRVERRIDEDGENDANGEIGFDNGDDDDQNMMQS; from the exons atgagcaatatatatatatatagagagagagcgCATTCGGCTTTTGTCGTCGCtggtgttgtttgtttatttaccCTTCTCTCTTTGCATTACATACATCAAgtgatctctctctctctgtttCTGTATAAAGGAATGAGAAAAAGGAGAGGCGTTGCTTATCCTAAAGTAAACATGTATATCGAAAACAGACTTGTCAAGAGAGCAAAAGATTTTTCCGGTAACGGAACCGGTCATcggaaaagatcaaaactttcgCCGGAGGTCACTGGTCATCGTCCTGACCTATTTGATTCTCTTCCTGATGATCTCGTCCTCTCTATTCTCTGCAAACTCACTTCCTCTGCTGCTTCTCCCACTGATTTCGTTAACGTTTTGATTAC ATGCAAAAGACTAAATGGGTTAGGTTACCATTCGCTTGTATTATCAAAAGCTTCTCAGAAAATGTTAGCCGTGAATGCCCACAACTGGTCGGAATCTGCTCACGGGTTTCTGAAACTTTGCGCCGACGCCGGCAATATTGAAGCTTGTTACACCCTTGGCATG ATTCGATTCTACTGTTTACAAAATCGAGGAAGCGGAGCGTCCTTGATGGCGAAGGCGGCTATTAGCTCTCACGCGCCGTCACTTTACTCTCTCGCCGTTATTCAGTTCAACGGCAGCGGTGGTTCAAAGATCGACAAGGACCTGCGTGCCGGAGTTGCCCTCTGTGCACGCGCCGCCTTCTTGGGCCACATCGATGCTTTGAGAGAGCTTGGCCACTGCCTTCAAGATGGCTACGGCGTGAAGCAAAACATCGCCGAGGGCCGGCGATTCCTTGTCCAAGCCAATGCACGTGAGCTTGCTACCGTTTTGTCTATGACGCCTTCAGCTTTAACCTCCGGCGGCTGGCTGACGTGGAACCCACTGCCTCATCACCGCCACGTAGCAGGTACAGTGTGCCCATTACTGAGTGATTTCGGGTGTAATGTTCCTGCTCCGGAAGCCCACCCAGCAAATCGTTTTTTGACGGAATGGTTTTCTTCAAAAGGTGTTGTTCCGGGTACGGGGCTCCGACTTTGTTCCCATGCGGGTTGTGGAAGACCCGAAACAAGGAGACACGAATTCCGACGGTGCTCTGTTTGTGGTACCGTAAACTACTGCTCACGCGCTTGCCAGGCGCTTGATTGGAAGATGCGTCACAAGGCAGTGTGTACACGGGTAGAGAGGCGGATTGATGAAGACGGAGAAAATGACGCTAACGGCGAAATTGGATTTGACAACGGTGATGATGATGATCAGAATATGATGCAGAGTTAA
- the LOC107852593 gene encoding F-box protein At1g67340 isoform X2, with translation MSNIYIYRERAHSAFVVAGVVCLFTLLSLHYIHQVISLSLFLYKGMRKRRGVAYPKVNMYIENRLVKRAKDFSGNGTGHRKRSKLSPEVTGHRPDLFDSLPDDLVLSILCKLTSSAASPTDFVNVLITCKRLNGLGYHSLVLSKASQKMLAVNAHNWSESAHGFLKLCADAGNIEACYTLGMIRFYCLQNRGSGASLMAKAAISSHAPSLYSLAVIQFNGSGGSKIDKDLRAGVALCARAAFLGHIDALRELGHCLQDGYGVKQNIAEGRRFLVQANARELATVLSMTPSALTSGGWLTWNPLPHHRHVAGVVPGTGLRLCSHAGCGRPETRRHEFRRCSVCGTVNYCSRACQALDWKMRHKAVCTRVERRIDEDGENDANGEIGFDNGDDDDQNMMQS, from the exons atgagcaatatatatatatatagagagagagcgCATTCGGCTTTTGTCGTCGCtggtgttgtttgtttatttaccCTTCTCTCTTTGCATTACATACATCAAgtgatctctctctctctgtttCTGTATAAAGGAATGAGAAAAAGGAGAGGCGTTGCTTATCCTAAAGTAAACATGTATATCGAAAACAGACTTGTCAAGAGAGCAAAAGATTTTTCCGGTAACGGAACCGGTCATcggaaaagatcaaaactttcgCCGGAGGTCACTGGTCATCGTCCTGACCTATTTGATTCTCTTCCTGATGATCTCGTCCTCTCTATTCTCTGCAAACTCACTTCCTCTGCTGCTTCTCCCACTGATTTCGTTAACGTTTTGATTAC ATGCAAAAGACTAAATGGGTTAGGTTACCATTCGCTTGTATTATCAAAAGCTTCTCAGAAAATGTTAGCCGTGAATGCCCACAACTGGTCGGAATCTGCTCACGGGTTTCTGAAACTTTGCGCCGACGCCGGCAATATTGAAGCTTGTTACACCCTTGGCATG ATTCGATTCTACTGTTTACAAAATCGAGGAAGCGGAGCGTCCTTGATGGCGAAGGCGGCTATTAGCTCTCACGCGCCGTCACTTTACTCTCTCGCCGTTATTCAGTTCAACGGCAGCGGTGGTTCAAAGATCGACAAGGACCTGCGTGCCGGAGTTGCCCTCTGTGCACGCGCCGCCTTCTTGGGCCACATCGATGCTTTGAGAGAGCTTGGCCACTGCCTTCAAGATGGCTACGGCGTGAAGCAAAACATCGCCGAGGGCCGGCGATTCCTTGTCCAAGCCAATGCACGTGAGCTTGCTACCGTTTTGTCTATGACGCCTTCAGCTTTAACCTCCGGCGGCTGGCTGACGTGGAACCCACTGCCTCATCACCGCCACGTAGCAG GTGTTGTTCCGGGTACGGGGCTCCGACTTTGTTCCCATGCGGGTTGTGGAAGACCCGAAACAAGGAGACACGAATTCCGACGGTGCTCTGTTTGTGGTACCGTAAACTACTGCTCACGCGCTTGCCAGGCGCTTGATTGGAAGATGCGTCACAAGGCAGTGTGTACACGGGTAGAGAGGCGGATTGATGAAGACGGAGAAAATGACGCTAACGGCGAAATTGGATTTGACAACGGTGATGATGATGATCAGAATATGATGCAGAGTTAA